From Trichoderma atroviride chromosome 1, complete sequence, one genomic window encodes:
- a CDS encoding uncharacterized protein (EggNog:ENOG41), whose protein sequence is MAHYSEVERGITHIRIQRQCGACGQLFMPRETPIISITRKGASLEISNAFMFSGYGHSYENSYRRASGKEGAFCNNPSCPPCRKTDESITVHADCFHLFTQRCVVKNADSEAARKKEVFRRLWLVGRKRYAWRSMVPHRFMSSATLERCPPEVISEICGFGRVFLPEVALLIQSHSREHILWRFCSILQLLRDLELAETLETATYPLPKVLSWSRGEAPKLVQDQSLAGPWITLTIDARGIKSIQRISELSRITGSELPPPSFVYAIEPIESLQHAKMDIELGMGHLDNEPRLGGIRLRSTLAIPHKLPFKEPGELSPLNTVSLDPSSCTGISFFLRAHYMVDIHVHCHPTRHLPTHVEKFKYMEAMFPDGRDDGVEWIYMPLTARDAITALRSRKRGDFRSPYYTVSKHKTSDVIYFRGLEKKRRRKEEEGGKRRRRIKKQRND, encoded by the exons ATGGCACACTATTCGGAAGTTGAGCGAGGCATCACACATATTCGCATCCAAAGGCAGTGCGGTGCCTGTGGGCAGCTCTTTATGCCTCGTGAAACCCCCATCATTTCGA TAACCCGGAAAGGCGCATCTCTGGAAATTTCCAATGCCTTCATGTTCTCGGGCTATGGGCATTCGTACGAGAATAGCTACCGGCGCGCAAGTGGCAAAGAGGGAGCCTTCTGCAATAATCCATCTTGTCCCCCATGCCGCAAAACGGACGAGAGCATCACCGTCCACGCCGACTGTTTCCATCTATTCACGCAGCGATGCGTTGTCAAAAACGCCGACAGCGAGGCGGCACGGAAAAAGGAGGTCTTCAGACGCCTTTGGCTGGTGGGCAGGAAACGATATGCCTGGCGCAGCATGGTGCCGCACAGGTTCATGAGCAGCGCCACGCTGGAGAGGTGCCCGCCGGAGGTGATCAGCGAGATATGCGGCTTCGGCCGAGTTTTCCTGCCCGAGGTGGCGCTGCTGATCCAGAGCCATTCGCGGGAGCATATCCTCTGGCGATTCTGCTCgattctccagctgctgcgagacCTGGAACTGGCAGAGACGCTCGAGACTGCCACGTACCCGCTGCCCAAAGTGCTGTCGTGGTCCCGCGGCGAAGCTCCCAAGCTTGTACAGGATCAATCTCTTGCTGGGCCCTGGATTACGCTTACGATTGATGCCCGCGGCATCAAGAGCATCCAAAGGATCTCGGAACTCTCGAGAATCACAGGCAGCGAGTTGCCTCCGCCTTCTTTCGTGTATGCGATAGAGCCAATAGAAAGCCTACAGCACGCCAAGATGGACATTGAG CTCGGAATGGGTCATCTCGACAATGAACCCCGTCTTGGCGGCATCCGCCTACGGAGCACGCTGGCTATTCCTCACAAGCTCCCATTTAAGGAACCAGGAGAACTCAGTCCTCTCAACACTGTCAGTCTGGATCCGAGCAGCTGCACGGgaatctccttcttcctgcGCGCCCACTACATGGTTGACATCCATGTGCATTGCCATCCCACGCGGCATCTCCCTACGCATGTCGAGAAATTCAAGTACATGGAAGCCATGTTCCCTGACGGCAGGGACGACGGCGTCGAATGGATCTACATGCCGCTGACGGCACGGGATGCAATCACGGCACTCAGGTCCAGAAAGCGTGGAGATTTCCGATCACCCTACTACACGGTAAGCAAGCACAAAACGAGTGATGTGATTTATTTTCGGGGgctagagaaaaaaagaagaaggaaagaagaagaaggagggaaaagaagaagaagaataaaaaaacaacgAAATGACtaa
- a CDS encoding uncharacterized protein (EggNog:ENOG41~TransMembrane:1 (n5-15c20/21o261-282i)~SECRETED:SignalP(1-20)), with translation MLFRTATSVAILAAAAHVSAEPKPYRLAMMPVLGMSLGRRDTNGYKPEQTQCGDGETCSEACGASYSACSASNTEKSHCYNPSVGQSCCTDGSGNACDSGYYCTHDSAATTWCCPDSMDLAACAAAYKVAGALEAATAVSTTSTSTSTSTSSTKTSTSTTSTTPVTTTAAPTTTSTTEAATTTAAPTTTAAPTTTAAPTTTEAEETTAAPATSAGFTSAIGGFNSTVTTAVPIKPNQSKTPQGPVASIATGAPQPSQPSTISGAATTSASALLLLAAGVIALL, from the exons ATGCTCTTCCGAACCGCCACTTCTGTTGCCAttctggccgccgccgctcatGTCAGCGCCGAGCCCAAGCCCTACCGCCTGGCCATGATGCCCGTGCTTGGAATGAGCCTCGGTCGCCGCGACACCAACGGCTACAAGCCTGAGCAGACCCAgtgcggcgatggcgagacTTGCTCCGAGGCCTGCGGCGCTTCGTACAGCGCGTGCTCTGCCAGCAACACGGAGAAGTCTCACTGCTACAACCCCTCCGTTGGTCAGAGCTGCTGCACTGACGGCTCCGGCA ACGCCTGTGACTCTGGCTACTACTGCACCCACGACtctgccgccaccacctGGTGCTGCCCGGACAGCATGGATCTCGCTGCCTGCGCCGCTGCTTACAAGGTAGCCGGCGCTCTCGAGGCCGCCACCGCTGTCTCAACGACTTCCACTTCCACTTCCACTTCCACCTCCAGCACCAAGACCAGCACTTCAACCACCAGCACGACTCCTGTCACCACCACTGCTGCTcctaccaccaccagcaccaccgaggctgccaccaccacggcCGCCCCTACAACCACCGCTGCTCCTACGACCACTGCCGCTCCCACCACTACTGAGGCCGAGGAGACCactgctgctcccgccaCCAGTGCCGGCTTCACCAGCGCCATCGGCGGCTTTAACAGCACCGTCACGACCGCTGTGCCCATCAAGCCCAACCAGTCCAAGACTCCTCAGGGCCCCGTTGCCTCCATCGCCACGGGTGCTCCCCAGCCCTCTCAGCCCTCCACTATCAGCggtgctgccaccaccagtGCTAGCGccctgctgcttctcgctGCCGGTGTCATTGCTCTCCTGTAA
- a CDS encoding uncharacterized protein (EggNog:ENOG41) codes for MSPDPPSKEAAPEAVANGTTNDAPNGIPKEAPKETVTEVSKEASKDVSKEVAAKRPFTWTQPHPIFVIILVGTDEQPFGIQKDFLCDRSEFYQKYFQENAAEPAIEHIVKLPDATPQVFGLIQSFLYTGKIGDENINANSYESLVGLWKLGHKLAIKGLCEHTLEAMVECRRTTGRIPATPLLIQVWRDTPEGSSIRVLLLSWAAEYMRSSDARAEFAKSLPQEVLSELVVTMSSFETMAPPAPPTPTPAPTATAATIAIAAAPPSSIKSSSAPITTVIRKNVHYLDELTDEEALGAKKKNRRSSGISSDTGSSRKQNRKSGSSPPLKPQRRRTSAAVLEGKTFSTQQKLDFCADLLNRMLSGPGFWTRLVGPFREPVDPVEDGVPDYLDKVSRPMDLSTIKQKMDQKEYATEEDFQADVRQIFDNCFTYWKKGDPMWAAGERLQRTFEEKFSHMHKWIAKLGGEEGE; via the exons ATGTCTCCTGATCCACCCTCGAAAGAGGCAGCCCCAGAGGCAGTTGCCAATGGCACTACAAACGATGCACCAAACGGAATCCCAAAGGAAGCCCCGAAAGAAACAGTGACGGAGGTGTCGAAGGAAGCTTCAAAAGACGTTTCAAAAGAAGTTGCAGCTAAAAGACCCTTCACTTGGAC TCAACCACATCCCAtattcgtcatcatccttgTAGGTACCGATGAGCAGCCGTTTGGCATTCAGAAAGACTTTCTCTGCGACCGCTCCGAGTTTTATCAGAAATATTTCCAAGAAAACGCCGCAGAGCCTGCGATAGAGCATATTGTGAAGCTTCCAGATGCAACGCCCCAAGTATTCGGGCTGATACAAAGCTTTCTCTACACTGGAAAGATTGGGGATGAGAACATCAACGCTAATTCCTATGAATCGCTGGTTGGTCTGTGGAAGTTGGGTCACAAGCTTGCCATCAAGGGGCTATGCGAGCATACGCTAGAAGCAATGGTGGAATGCCGACGAACCACTGGCCGCATCCCGGCAACGCCTCTTCTCATCCAAGTCTGGCGAGACACTCCCGAGGGCTCTTCCATCCGAGTCTTGCTACTGTCCTGGGCTGCGGAATATATGAGATCTTCGGATGCAAGAGCAGAGTTTGCCAAATCATTGCCCCAAGAAGTTTTGAGTGAGCTCGTAGTTACCATGAGTTCATTCGAGACGAtggctcctccagctcctccaaccCCGACCCCAGCCCCAACCGCCACTGCAGCTACAATTGCCATCGCTGCCGCTCCTCCGAGCTCTATTAAATCGTCCAGTGCTCCTATTACGACGGTGATTCGAAAAAATGTTCATTATCTTGATGAGCTgactgatgaagaagcccttggtgcgaagaagaagaacaggcGGTCGAGTGGCATATCCAGCGATACTGGCTCAAGCCGCAAGCAAAATCGCAAATCTGGGTCGTCTCCTCCTCTGAAACCGCAGAGGAGACGCACAAGTGCAGCTGTTCTAGAGGGCAAAACATTTTCAACACAGCAGAAGCTCGATTTTTGTGCCGACCTACTTAATAGAATGCTGTCAGGGCCAG GATTTTGGACTCGTCTAGTTGGGCCTTTTCGGGAACCAGTCGACCCTGTCGAGGACGGCGTGCCGGATTACCTCGACAAAGTCTCAAGACCAATGGACCTCAGCACGATCAAGCAGAAGATGGATCAGAAAGAGTACGCAACCGAAGAGGACTTCCAGGCTGATGTGCGCCAAATCTTTGACAACTGCTTCACGTACTGGAAAAAGGGCGACCCGATGTGGGCGGCGGGCGAGAGGCTCCAGCGCACCTTTGAAGAGAAGTTTTCGCACATGCACAAGTGGATTGCCAAGCTGGGgggcgaagagggcgagTAG